In one window of Sporomusaceae bacterium FL31 DNA:
- a CDS encoding amino acid permease: MLNFFYRMIIGKPLRSEESAGEKLPKWKALSIFSSDALSSIGYGPEQIIVTLAVPTMLVYGYFSYAALAVIALLAIVTVSYAQVAKANPGGGGSYSIAMQNLGELPALIAAAALFADYVLTVAVSVSAGTQALVSGFPQLLGHEVLIDIVVLFIVLTIVNLRGVRESSNVFVWPTYFFIFGILSMILMGCYQAFTGNLPLIPSQSMVKQQADWAVVLLALRAFANGCSSMTGVEAISNGVPMFKEPEVDNAIKTTYIMSGVLGLMIAGISFLFMHYHLLPVDHATMLSQLAEQIFGRGWEYYYIQITTMLILYLAANTSYNGLPPLLSIMAKDAYVPRYLGAKGERLGYSNGILLLSIVAALLIVIFNGDVEHLISLYAIGVFLSFTIAQTSLVVKWRREKSPGWIRRTVINGFGALVTGIIVLIIAVTKFVHGAWIVIVFIPAMIYIFKTVHRHYLNTAEQLRISVDEFKEHLNIGKAKNLIIVPMSGLSRVVAETLRYSKTIGGDIIALYIYTDEEERKKIEDKWQSLELGVPSHFIYSPYRSIVRPILSYVSELEMQKCNYHYITVVIPEFETAKWWHRLLHNQTGWILRTLLILRENVIVSTVPYHMKK; this comes from the coding sequence GTGTTAAATTTCTTTTATCGAATGATTATTGGTAAGCCTTTGCGGTCAGAAGAATCAGCTGGTGAAAAACTTCCTAAGTGGAAGGCGCTGTCTATTTTTTCGTCTGACGCCTTATCTTCAATTGGTTATGGTCCTGAGCAGATCATTGTGACTTTGGCGGTACCCACTATGTTGGTGTACGGCTATTTTAGTTACGCGGCTCTGGCGGTAATAGCATTGCTGGCAATTGTGACGGTTTCTTATGCTCAGGTTGCAAAAGCAAATCCTGGTGGTGGGGGTTCTTACTCGATTGCCATGCAAAACTTGGGCGAATTACCGGCATTGATAGCTGCTGCTGCTTTATTTGCCGACTATGTCCTGACTGTGGCTGTAAGTGTCTCAGCAGGTACCCAAGCGCTAGTGTCAGGATTTCCGCAATTATTAGGACATGAGGTACTCATCGATATTGTTGTATTATTTATTGTGCTGACAATTGTAAATTTAAGAGGTGTTCGCGAATCTTCCAATGTGTTTGTTTGGCCTACATACTTTTTTATATTTGGTATATTATCGATGATTTTGATGGGATGCTATCAGGCTTTTACCGGAAATTTACCGCTGATACCCTCGCAATCGATGGTTAAGCAGCAGGCTGATTGGGCAGTTGTTCTTTTAGCATTACGTGCTTTTGCTAATGGTTGCAGCTCGATGACTGGTGTTGAAGCAATCTCAAATGGTGTACCTATGTTTAAGGAACCTGAGGTAGATAATGCAATAAAAACAACCTATATCATGTCTGGTGTGCTAGGGCTGATGATCGCAGGGATATCATTTTTATTTATGCATTATCATTTGTTGCCGGTTGATCATGCTACGATGCTTTCACAATTAGCTGAACAAATTTTTGGTAGAGGCTGGGAATATTATTATATACAAATTACTACGATGTTAATTTTATATCTTGCAGCCAATACATCTTATAATGGCTTGCCGCCATTACTATCCATCATGGCTAAAGATGCTTATGTACCACGTTACCTTGGAGCTAAAGGGGAAAGACTGGGTTATTCAAATGGTATTTTATTATTAAGTATAGTAGCTGCTCTATTGATCGTGATCTTTAATGGCGATGTTGAGCATTTAATTTCGCTATATGCAATTGGAGTATTCTTATCTTTTACTATTGCGCAAACAAGCCTTGTTGTGAAATGGCGACGTGAAAAAAGTCCTGGTTGGATTAGGCGTACCGTTATCAACGGTTTTGGTGCCCTTGTTACTGGGATCATCGTATTAATTATCGCTGTAACAAAATTCGTTCATGGTGCTTGGATTGTCATTGTTTTTATCCCTGCCATGATTTATATTTTTAAAACCGTACATCGTCATTATCTAAATACAGCGGAACAGCTGCGCATATCGGTCGATGAATTTAAAGAGCATCTTAATATTGGCAAAGCAAAAAATTTAATTATTGTACCAATGTCAGGATTAAGCCGAGTGGTTGCCGAAACACTCCGTTATTCGAAAACAATTGGCGGCGATATTATAGCTCTTTATATTTATACTGATGAGGAGGAACGTAAAAAAATTGAAGATAAATGGCAAAGTCTTGAGCTTGGTGTTCCCTCTCATTTTATTTATTCTCCCTATCGCTCTATTGTAAGGCCAATCTTAAGTTATGTAAGTGAGCTAGAAATGCAGAAATGTAACTACCACTATATTACCGTTGTTATTCCTGAGTTTGAAACTGCTAAATGGTGGCACCGCTTGTTACATAATCAAACAGGCTGGATTCTCAGAACTCTTTTAATATTGCGAGAAAATGTTATTGTATCCACTGTACCTTATCATATGAAAAAATAG